Proteins encoded within one genomic window of Bradyrhizobium sp. AZCC 1719:
- a CDS encoding patatin-like phospholipase family protein, producing the protein MDHYDTAPATTPAKAQRVLVLQGGGALGSYQAGAFQALCRSGFEPEWIAGISIGSVNAAIIAGNEGEKRVDRLKEFWEMVSSPVPWKPVASGDRARSLFNETSAALIATFGVPGFFTPRIPPAPLWPPGSRQSQSYYDTAPLKKTLERLVDFDRINDLKTRLSVGAVGVTSGNLKYFDNFEFRRLGKRIGPEHIMASGALPPGFPSIEIEGEHYWDGGIASNTPLDYVLGEETNRDLLIFQVDLFSARGELPTSLLEAAEREKDIRYSSRTRMTTDKNKQVHNARKALRELLGKLPDDLKNDPSVAVLCNAAKENTVTVVHLIYKSKNYETSSKDYDFSHVAMVEHWNAGVRDVHLSMRHKDVLERPQSGQTMAAYDMTGDVWKTAAGKQE; encoded by the coding sequence ATGGATCATTACGATACCGCGCCGGCAACCACGCCCGCCAAAGCGCAGCGTGTGCTGGTCCTGCAAGGCGGCGGCGCGCTCGGCTCCTATCAGGCAGGTGCCTTTCAGGCGCTGTGCCGCTCGGGGTTCGAACCCGAATGGATCGCGGGCATTTCGATCGGCTCCGTCAATGCCGCGATCATTGCCGGCAACGAAGGCGAAAAGCGCGTCGATCGGCTGAAAGAATTTTGGGAGATGGTGTCATCTCCGGTGCCATGGAAGCCCGTCGCATCAGGCGACCGCGCGCGCTCGCTGTTCAACGAGACCAGTGCCGCGCTGATTGCGACCTTCGGCGTACCGGGCTTCTTCACGCCGCGCATTCCGCCTGCACCCTTGTGGCCACCGGGCAGTCGGCAATCGCAAAGCTATTACGACACTGCGCCGCTGAAGAAAACGCTGGAGCGGCTGGTCGACTTCGACCGCATCAACGATCTGAAGACGCGGCTCAGCGTCGGCGCGGTCGGGGTAACCTCGGGCAATCTGAAATATTTCGACAATTTCGAGTTCAGGAGGCTCGGCAAGAGGATCGGCCCGGAGCACATCATGGCCTCCGGCGCGCTGCCGCCTGGCTTTCCTTCCATCGAGATCGAGGGTGAGCACTATTGGGACGGCGGCATCGCCTCCAACACGCCGCTCGATTATGTGCTGGGCGAGGAAACCAACCGCGATCTCCTGATCTTTCAGGTCGATTTGTTCAGCGCGCGCGGCGAATTGCCGACATCGCTGCTGGAGGCTGCAGAGCGCGAAAAGGACATCCGCTATTCCAGCCGCACCCGCATGACTACCGACAAGAACAAGCAGGTGCACAACGCGCGGAAGGCGCTGCGCGAGCTGCTCGGAAAGCTGCCCGATGATCTCAAGAACGATCCGTCGGTGGCAGTTCTCTGCAACGCGGCCAAGGAAAACACCGTCACCGTCGTGCATCTGATTTACAAGAGCAAGAACTACGAAACGTCATCCAAGGATTACGACTTTTCGCATGTCGCCATGGTCGAACACTGGAACGCAGGCGTCCGCGACGTTCATCTGTCGATGCGTCACAAGGATGTGCTGGAGCGTCCGCAATCCGGCCAGACCATGGCGGCCTACGATATGACGGGGGATGTTTGGAAGACCGCAGCAGGCAAGCAGGAGTGA
- a CDS encoding 3-hydroxybutyrate dehydrogenase, with protein sequence MGTLKGKTAVVTGSTSGIGLAYARAFAAAGANVVLNGMGVPADIERERSGIETDFKVRAVHSPADMTKPAEIAEMVALGEKTFGSVDILVNNAGIQFVSPIEEFPPEKWEAIIAINLSSAFYGIRAAVPGMKKRGWGRIINTASAHSLVASPFKAAYVSAKHGIAGLTKTVALELATFKITCNCISPGYVWTPLVEKQIPDTMKARSLTKEQVINDVLLQAQPTKEFVTSEQVAALALFLCSDDAAQITGANLSIDGGWTAA encoded by the coding sequence ATGGGTACGTTAAAAGGCAAGACCGCTGTCGTGACCGGCTCGACAAGCGGCATCGGATTGGCTTACGCGCGCGCTTTTGCCGCCGCCGGCGCCAATGTCGTCCTCAACGGCATGGGCGTGCCGGCCGATATCGAGCGCGAGCGTTCCGGCATCGAGACCGACTTCAAGGTCCGCGCCGTGCACTCGCCCGCCGACATGACCAAGCCCGCCGAGATTGCCGAAATGGTCGCGCTTGGCGAGAAGACGTTTGGTTCGGTCGATATCCTCGTCAACAATGCCGGCATCCAGTTCGTCTCGCCGATCGAGGAGTTTCCGCCCGAGAAGTGGGAAGCCATTATCGCCATCAACCTGTCGTCGGCGTTCTACGGCATCCGTGCCGCAGTCCCCGGCATGAAGAAGCGCGGCTGGGGCCGTATCATCAACACGGCTTCCGCGCATTCGCTGGTCGCGTCGCCGTTCAAGGCGGCCTATGTCTCGGCCAAGCATGGCATCGCCGGCCTCACCAAGACGGTGGCGCTGGAGCTTGCGACGTTCAAGATCACCTGCAACTGCATCAGTCCCGGTTACGTCTGGACGCCGCTGGTGGAAAAGCAGATTCCCGACACCATGAAGGCGCGCAGCCTGACCAAGGAGCAGGTCATCAACGACGTGTTGCTGCAGGCGCAGCCGACCAAGGAGTTCGTGACCTCCGAACAGGTCGCCGCACTGGCACTGTTCCTGTGTAGCGACGATGCCGCCCAGATCACCGGCGCCAATCTATCGATCGATGGCGGATGGACCGCGGCATAA
- a CDS encoding sulfite exporter TauE/SafE family protein: MIDPLYVASGFGVGLLVGMTGVGGGSLMTPLLILLFGIHPSTAVGTDLLYAAATKTGGSLVHGFARSIHWPAVMRLASGSIPASVVTLLVLWQLELKGESARSLVNLVLCFALLLTATSLIFRRAIMDHYRRRMEGFDAAATGRATVMVGVALGVLVSISSVGAGAVGVTALLLLYPRLPMASIVGSDIAHAVPLTLVAGIGHWALGSVDWALMSVLLVGSLPGIVIGSYCAVRVPETVLRVVLASVLILVASKLGFNELHFSQSIAAVTGSVAH, encoded by the coding sequence ATGATTGATCCACTTTACGTTGCCTCGGGATTCGGCGTCGGCCTGCTGGTCGGGATGACCGGTGTCGGCGGCGGCTCGCTGATGACGCCGTTGCTGATTCTGCTATTCGGCATCCACCCGTCGACCGCTGTCGGCACCGACCTTCTATATGCCGCGGCCACCAAGACGGGCGGCAGCCTGGTGCATGGCTTTGCACGCAGCATCCACTGGCCGGCAGTGATGCGTCTCGCCAGCGGCAGCATCCCGGCAAGCGTCGTTACATTGCTCGTGCTGTGGCAACTCGAGCTCAAGGGGGAGTCCGCGCGCAGCCTGGTCAATCTGGTGCTGTGCTTCGCACTCCTCCTTACGGCGACATCGTTGATCTTCCGCAGGGCGATCATGGATCACTATCGCCGGCGCATGGAAGGATTCGATGCCGCGGCGACCGGCCGCGCGACCGTGATGGTCGGCGTGGCGCTCGGTGTGCTGGTCTCGATTTCATCCGTAGGTGCCGGCGCAGTCGGCGTCACCGCGCTGTTGCTGCTCTATCCGCGCCTGCCGATGGCGAGCATTGTCGGCTCCGACATCGCACATGCCGTGCCGCTGACGCTGGTGGCCGGCATCGGACACTGGGCGCTGGGTTCGGTCGATTGGGCGCTGATGAGTGTGCTGTTGGTCGGATCGTTGCCCGGCATCGTGATCGGCAGCTACTGCGCGGTTCGCGTGCCGGAGACGGTGCTGCGGGTGGTGCTGGCCTCAGTCCTGATTCTGGTGGCCAGCAAGCTCGGCTTCAACGAGCTGCATTTTTCCCAGAGCATCGCAGCCGTGACCGGGAGCGTCGCCCATTAA
- a CDS encoding oligosaccharide flippase family protein — translation MAVLDSQSATASPAGVIARLRALLGGSSEASVTRRLAGTIFVIRVFSAALAYFSQILLARWMGGSDYGVYVYVWTWVLLLGSMMDFGISASAQKIIPEYRTRGEHALLRGFLSGSRWMTFAVSSIVSLLLAGVVKGLSPWIDGNAIVPLYIGCLTLPAFVVANTQDGIARSHDWMRLGLVPQFIVRQSLIIGLTAGAFVLGFDLGATAAMWASAAAVWIAMIGQMIVLNRKLGGHIEPGPRAYDFRGWLAVSLPILLVESFYLLLSYTDVLVLQQFRSSEEVGVYFAVIKTLALVSFIHYAMGASTAHRFAEYHAQGDKPRLSAYVAHAIQWTFWPSLGATILLLALGKPLLWLFGPQFVVGYDIMFIAAIGLVVRSAIGPVERLLNMLGHQHICALAYALAFVMNVVLCVVLVPRFGGHGAAAATSISLTFETVLLFWIVRRRLGLHVLAFGKR, via the coding sequence GTGGCCGTATTGGATTCGCAATCCGCAACCGCTTCGCCTGCCGGCGTGATCGCGCGCCTGCGTGCGCTGCTTGGCGGCTCCAGTGAAGCCTCCGTTACAAGGCGGCTGGCCGGCACGATCTTCGTGATCCGCGTCTTCAGCGCAGCGCTTGCCTATTTCTCGCAGATCCTGCTGGCGCGCTGGATGGGCGGCTCGGACTACGGCGTCTATGTCTATGTCTGGACCTGGGTGCTGCTGCTCGGCAGCATGATGGATTTCGGCATCTCGGCGTCCGCGCAGAAGATCATTCCGGAATATCGTACACGCGGCGAGCATGCGCTGCTGCGCGGCTTTCTCTCCGGCAGCCGATGGATGACGTTTGCAGTCTCCTCCATCGTCTCGCTGCTGCTGGCGGGCGTGGTGAAGGGATTGTCGCCGTGGATCGACGGCAACGCGATCGTTCCACTCTACATCGGTTGCCTGACATTGCCGGCGTTCGTCGTCGCCAACACCCAGGACGGCATCGCCCGCTCGCACGACTGGATGCGGCTTGGCCTGGTGCCGCAGTTCATCGTGCGCCAGTCGCTGATCATTGGCCTGACCGCCGGCGCCTTCGTGCTCGGCTTCGATCTCGGCGCCACCGCCGCGATGTGGGCCAGCGCCGCGGCGGTATGGATCGCGATGATCGGCCAGATGATCGTGCTCAATCGCAAGCTCGGCGGCCACATCGAGCCTGGCCCCCGGGCCTACGACTTCCGCGGCTGGCTCGCCGTCTCGCTGCCAATCCTGCTGGTAGAGAGCTTTTATCTGCTGTTATCCTACACCGACGTACTGGTGCTGCAGCAATTCCGCTCCTCGGAAGAGGTCGGCGTCTACTTCGCCGTTATAAAGACGCTGGCGCTGGTCTCCTTCATTCACTACGCGATGGGAGCTTCGACTGCGCATCGCTTTGCCGAGTATCACGCGCAGGGCGATAAGCCGCGGCTGTCGGCCTATGTGGCGCATGCGATCCAGTGGACGTTCTGGCCGTCGCTCGGCGCGACCATTCTGCTGTTGGCGCTGGGCAAGCCGCTATTGTGGTTGTTCGGACCGCAATTCGTCGTCGGCTATGACATCATGTTCATTGCAGCGATTGGCCTTGTGGTGCGTTCCGCCATCGGCCCGGTCGAGCGGCTCCTGAACATGCTCGGCCACCAGCACATCTGCGCGCTGGCCTATGCGCTCGCCTTTGTCATGAACGTTGTGCTGTGTGTCGTCCTGGTGCCCCGCTTCGGCGGCCACGGCGCGGCGGCCGCGACCTCGATCTCGCTGACGTTCGAAACGGTGCTGCTGTTTTGGATCGTGCGCCGGCGGCTCGGACTACATGTGCTGGCGTTCGGGAAGCGCTGA
- a CDS encoding protein-disulfide reductase DsbD domain-containing protein: MSVLVPLRAALGVAALSVACAASEVRAQDASPWQHDAHSAVRLLAGSRSGAVLLGGVAIQLQPGWKTYWRTPGDSGVPPRFDFSKSDNVEAVTVLWPAPMKFDDGAGGTALGYKQQVVLPLRIVAKNADKPVTLRTHISYAVCEKLCIPVEAHAELAFASVASTEDGTLSDALNAVPKPANVGDTNPLTIRDVKREGKNVLVDVTAPEAKEVNLFAEGPTPDWALPVPKLVEQGPPGVKRFAFELDGLPPGASPEGAALKLTLVGGDRAYEFNVSLN; encoded by the coding sequence ATGAGCGTCCTAGTTCCCCTGCGCGCCGCACTCGGCGTCGCCGCATTGAGTGTCGCGTGTGCGGCGTCGGAGGTTCGCGCCCAGGATGCTTCGCCGTGGCAACACGACGCCCATTCCGCGGTACGGTTGCTGGCGGGATCACGCAGCGGCGCGGTGTTGCTTGGCGGCGTAGCCATCCAGTTGCAGCCGGGATGGAAGACCTATTGGCGGACGCCCGGGGATTCCGGCGTGCCACCCCGCTTCGACTTCTCCAAATCCGACAATGTCGAAGCTGTGACGGTGCTGTGGCCAGCACCGATGAAATTCGACGACGGCGCAGGCGGCACCGCGCTGGGATACAAGCAACAGGTCGTGCTGCCGTTGCGGATCGTCGCCAAGAATGCCGACAAGCCGGTGACGCTGCGCACCCACATCAGCTACGCGGTTTGCGAAAAGCTCTGCATTCCCGTCGAAGCCCATGCCGAACTCGCTTTTGCCAGCGTGGCAAGCACCGAGGACGGCACATTGTCCGATGCGCTCAATGCGGTGCCGAAGCCGGCCAATGTCGGGGACACCAATCCGCTGACCATCCGCGACGTCAAGCGCGAGGGAAAGAATGTGCTGGTCGACGTGACCGCTCCCGAGGCCAAGGAGGTCAACCTGTTCGCCGAGGGACCGACGCCCGACTGGGCGTTGCCGGTTCCCAAGCTCGTGGAGCAAGGCCCGCCCGGCGTCAAACGCTTTGCCTTCGAACTCGACGGCCTGCCACCCGGCGCCAGTCCGGAAGGCGCCGCGCTCAAACTGACGCTGGTCGGCGGTGACCGGGCCTACGAGTTCAACGTCAGCTTGAATTGA
- a CDS encoding YqgE/AlgH family protein, with protein MSPEGKTSKPVRRKTAGFGDNSSGEGYLDGRLLIAMPVMGDPRFERSVIYMCAHSSEGAMGIIVNRPAGSIDFPGLLVQLDIIEKADQITLPENAETMQVLKGGPVDTGRGFVLHSSDFFIKDATLNIDDGICLTATVDILKAIAKGTGPKHAILALGYAGWAPGQLENEIQHNGWLHCDADPDLIFGDDVDDKYQRALRKIGIDPGMLSNEAGHA; from the coding sequence ATGAGCCCTGAAGGCAAGACATCGAAGCCTGTCCGCCGCAAAACCGCTGGCTTTGGCGATAATTCGTCCGGCGAGGGCTATCTGGACGGCCGGCTGCTGATCGCCATGCCGGTCATGGGCGATCCGCGCTTTGAGCGCTCCGTCATCTACATGTGCGCGCACTCGTCGGAAGGGGCGATGGGCATCATCGTCAACCGTCCGGCCGGCAGCATCGACTTTCCCGGGCTGCTGGTGCAGCTCGACATCATCGAGAAGGCCGACCAGATCACGCTGCCGGAAAACGCCGAGACCATGCAGGTGCTGAAGGGCGGTCCGGTCGATACCGGCCGCGGCTTCGTGCTGCATTCGAGCGATTTCTTCATCAAGGACGCGACGCTGAACATCGACGACGGCATCTGCCTGACCGCGACGGTGGACATCCTCAAGGCGATCGCCAAGGGCACCGGTCCGAAGCACGCCATCCTGGCGCTCGGCTACGCCGGCTGGGCGCCCGGGCAACTCGAGAACGAGATCCAGCACAATGGCTGGCTGCATTGCGACGCCGACCCGGATCTGATCTTCGGCGACGACGTCGACGACAAATATCAACGCGCGTTGCGCAAGATCGGCATCGACCCCGGCATGCTGTCGAACGAGGCCGGGCACGCGTAG
- a CDS encoding TauD/TfdA dioxygenase family protein, with the protein MAIAIRQLHPHFVGEVSGLDLRKPLTPQEAIDVEAGMDKYAVLLFRNQDITDEQQLAFALNFGKREDARGGNIVKPQDSRLSTGLNDVSNLGKDGKPLPRDSRAHLFNLGNCLWHSDSSFRPIPAKFSLLSARVVNPKGGNTEFADMRAAYDALDDDTKAEIEDLICEHSLMYSRGSLGFLDYTDEEKEMFKPVLQRLVRTHPVHRRKSLYLSSHAGAILGMSMPEARLLLRDLTEHATQKEFVYVHKWTVHDLVMWDNRQTMHRVRRYDQSQPRDMRRATVAGTEPTVTQQAAE; encoded by the coding sequence ATGGCGATCGCAATCCGGCAGTTGCATCCGCATTTTGTCGGCGAAGTATCCGGACTTGATCTGCGAAAACCTCTGACGCCGCAGGAAGCAATCGACGTCGAAGCCGGCATGGACAAATACGCCGTGCTGCTGTTCCGCAACCAGGACATCACGGACGAACAGCAACTCGCTTTTGCGCTGAATTTCGGCAAGCGCGAAGACGCTCGCGGCGGCAACATCGTCAAGCCTCAGGATTCGCGCCTCTCGACCGGCCTCAACGACGTCTCCAATCTCGGCAAGGACGGCAAGCCATTGCCGCGCGACAGCCGCGCGCATCTGTTCAACCTCGGCAATTGCCTGTGGCATTCCGACAGCTCGTTCCGCCCGATCCCGGCGAAGTTCTCGCTCTTGTCGGCGCGGGTGGTGAACCCGAAGGGCGGCAACACCGAATTCGCCGACATGCGCGCGGCCTATGACGCGCTCGACGACGACACCAAGGCCGAGATCGAGGACCTGATCTGCGAACATTCGCTGATGTATTCGCGCGGCTCGCTCGGCTTCCTGGATTATACCGATGAAGAGAAAGAGATGTTCAAGCCGGTGCTGCAGCGGTTGGTGCGGACGCATCCGGTGCATCGCCGCAAGTCGCTGTATCTGTCATCGCACGCGGGCGCTATTCTGGGCATGAGCATGCCCGAGGCGCGGTTATTGCTGCGCGACCTGACCGAGCACGCTACGCAGAAGGAATTCGTCTACGTCCATAAATGGACCGTGCATGACCTCGTGATGTGGGACAATCGCCAGACCATGCACCGGGTGCGGCGCTACGACCAGTCGCAGCCCCGCGACATGCGCCGCGCCACGGTTGCCGGTACCGAGCCGACGGTGACGCAGCAGGCTGCGGAGTAG
- a CDS encoding SDR family NAD(P)-dependent oxidoreductase, with product MSDFKQLSRSVKGLTVLVTGAASGMGRATALVFAAEGANVAVTDLNAELTQAVASEIAANGGTAKAWTLDVAKPDDIIKVVNDVAAHFGGLDIVINNAGISVRVAIDEEGYEAAWDKALAVMLTAHPRIIRAALPHLRRSKNPRIVNIASTEALGATALHSPYSATKAGVTGLTRSLAVELGREGITVNCICPGPIRTAITERISEEHKTIYAKRRTALGRYGEPEEVAHMTLSLCLPAASYLTGAVIPVDGGLMARNA from the coding sequence ATGTCAGATTTCAAGCAGCTCAGCCGCTCGGTCAAAGGTCTGACCGTTCTCGTCACCGGTGCTGCCAGCGGCATGGGGCGCGCGACCGCGCTCGTGTTCGCAGCCGAGGGCGCCAATGTCGCGGTTACCGACTTAAACGCCGAGCTTACCCAGGCGGTTGCCAGCGAAATCGCAGCAAATGGCGGCACGGCGAAAGCGTGGACGCTCGACGTCGCGAAGCCCGACGACATCATCAAGGTGGTCAACGACGTCGCCGCACATTTCGGCGGGCTCGACATCGTCATCAACAATGCCGGCATCTCCGTACGCGTGGCGATCGATGAGGAAGGTTATGAAGCAGCTTGGGACAAGGCGCTGGCCGTGATGCTGACCGCGCATCCACGCATCATCCGGGCCGCGTTGCCGCATTTGCGCCGATCGAAGAATCCGCGGATCGTCAACATCGCATCGACCGAGGCGCTCGGCGCCACCGCACTTCACAGTCCCTATTCGGCGACGAAAGCCGGCGTCACCGGCTTGACGCGCTCGCTCGCCGTCGAGCTCGGCCGCGAGGGCATCACCGTGAACTGCATTTGCCCGGGCCCGATCCGCACCGCGATCACCGAGCGGATTTCCGAAGAGCACAAGACGATCTATGCCAAGCGCCGCACCGCTCTCGGCCGCTACGGCGAGCCTGAGGAAGTGGCGCACATGACGCTGAGCCTGTGCCTGCCGGCGGCTTCGTACCTGACCGGCGCGGTGATCCCGGTCGATGGCGGCTTGATGGCGCGGAATGCGTGA
- a CDS encoding GNAT family N-acetyltransferase, with protein sequence MTNIRGLQIRRLEPTDAALFRDIRLEGLQRNPEAFGSTFEKESALPLSWFEAVLGRTVIFGAFVEEMLGGVAAYAAQEGTKQAHRATLWGMYVRDTARNLGLGKKLVAAVLDHARGRVEMVQLTVVSENEGARRLYSAAGFVEYGYEKRGLKYDGRYYDQVLMVKFLDEGLN encoded by the coding sequence GTGACGAATATTCGCGGCCTGCAGATCCGCCGCCTGGAGCCTACAGACGCTGCGCTGTTCAGGGATATCCGGCTGGAAGGCCTGCAGCGAAATCCGGAAGCCTTCGGCAGCACGTTTGAGAAGGAGAGCGCGCTACCGCTGTCGTGGTTCGAAGCCGTCCTTGGCCGTACCGTCATCTTCGGCGCTTTCGTCGAGGAGATGCTCGGAGGCGTCGCGGCCTATGCTGCGCAGGAAGGTACGAAGCAAGCGCATCGGGCGACCCTCTGGGGCATGTATGTTCGAGACACCGCAAGAAACTTGGGGCTCGGGAAGAAGCTCGTTGCGGCGGTCCTCGACCATGCACGCGGACGCGTGGAGATGGTTCAACTTACCGTAGTGAGTGAGAATGAGGGCGCGCGCCGCCTTTACAGCGCCGCGGGTTTCGTCGAGTACGGCTATGAAAAGAGGGGCCTCAAGTATGATGGGCGATATTACGACCAGGTCCTGATGGTCAAATTCCTCGACGAAGGATTGAACTAG
- a CDS encoding SDR family NAD(P)-dependent oxidoreductase, translating into MNELDFNGRQVLVVGGSSGIGNGIAQAFRAKGARVAICGTRESAADYSPDEGSHLDGLDYFRLDVSNAQAIESFKPSFTKLDVLVLAQGAVIYRRGEFEMDGFRKVVEVNLMSLMACATKFHAMLSASKGSLIIVSSTAAYHSTMGNPAYNASKTGAVGLTRTLGEAWAGDGIRVNGIAPGLVDTKMTKATTANPKRLEGALERIPLKRLGTPADMAGAALFLASPLASYIIGQTIVVDGGLIL; encoded by the coding sequence ATGAACGAACTGGATTTCAACGGCAGGCAGGTGCTGGTGGTCGGCGGCTCCAGCGGGATCGGCAATGGCATCGCGCAGGCGTTTCGTGCCAAGGGCGCGCGTGTCGCCATTTGCGGTACCCGCGAAAGCGCCGCCGACTATTCGCCCGACGAAGGCTCGCATCTTGACGGGCTCGACTATTTCCGACTCGACGTCAGCAATGCGCAGGCCATTGAATCCTTCAAGCCATCCTTCACGAAACTGGACGTGCTGGTGTTGGCGCAGGGCGCGGTGATCTACCGCCGCGGCGAATTCGAGATGGATGGCTTTCGCAAGGTGGTTGAAGTCAACCTGATGAGCCTGATGGCCTGTGCGACAAAATTCCATGCGATGCTGAGCGCCAGCAAAGGCTCGCTCATCATCGTCAGTTCGACCGCCGCCTATCACTCGACTATGGGCAATCCGGCCTACAACGCCTCGAAGACCGGCGCGGTAGGGCTGACGCGCACGCTCGGCGAGGCGTGGGCCGGGGATGGCATCCGCGTCAACGGCATCGCGCCCGGCCTGGTCGACACCAAGATGACCAAGGCGACCACCGCCAATCCGAAACGCCTCGAAGGCGCGCTCGAGCGGATCCCGTTGAAGCGGCTCGGCACGCCGGCCGACATGGCCGGCGCCGCGCTGTTCCTGGCCTCGCCGCTTGCGTCCTACATCATCGGCCAGACCATCGTGGTCGATGGCGGGCTGATCCTGTAA
- a CDS encoding CsbD family protein, producing the protein MDKDRIAGSAEDFAGKVESTVGDMAGDAKTQAEGRVREAAGTVQNLYGQAKDAARDATDTAVSYAKDAIEHSGDTIRSGQQTVAKTVQENPLGALLVAAGIGFALALLMTRPPRRPPPRWRYYG; encoded by the coding sequence ATGGACAAGGATCGGATTGCAGGCTCGGCCGAGGATTTTGCGGGTAAGGTCGAAAGCACCGTCGGCGACATGGCTGGCGATGCGAAGACGCAAGCCGAGGGCCGCGTGCGCGAAGCGGCCGGCACAGTGCAAAATCTCTACGGCCAGGCCAAGGACGCCGCTCGCGACGCCACTGACACCGCCGTCAGCTATGCCAAGGACGCCATTGAGCACAGCGGCGACACCATTCGTAGCGGCCAGCAGACGGTAGCGAAAACCGTGCAGGAAAATCCGCTCGGTGCGCTGTTGGTCGCAGCCGGAATTGGCTTTGCGCTGGCGCTGTTGATGACGCGCCCGCCGCGCCGCCCGCCGCCGCGCTGGCGCTATTACGGCTAA